From Pseudochaenichthys georgianus unplaced genomic scaffold, fPseGeo1.2 scaffold_544_arrow_ctg1, whole genome shotgun sequence, one genomic window encodes:
- the LOC117443132 gene encoding E3 ubiquitin-protein ligase TRIM21-like yields the protein MSAANCFLSEDQLLCGICLDVFTDPVTLPCGHNFCQKCITQHWDSNSKCECPTCKYPFYKKLDLRVNNFISEMAAQFSRSRSDSSDQQLAKPGEVPCDICTDTKCKAVKSCLVCLASYCDNHLQSHLTVPCLKRHQLTDPVENLEGRMCKIHEKPLELFCKTDQICVCMLCPVLDHKSHEVIPLKEQFERRKADLGKTEAQIHRKIQKRRLKIQEFKNVANVNKESGDREKADGVQVFNALIRSLEISKAKLIEEIEAKQKETEKKAKAFIGELEQEISELIRKRADVDQLSRSKDYIHVLQSFASLEASALSKDWTEVSIDPPSYEGTLRNALDQLDETLGKEMDKALRIAELNRVQKCAVDMVLDPDSAHHALVISADGKQVHHAVANKKLANTPKRFDPSCCVLGKEGFSSGKFYFEIVVREKTRWTVGVAKESIKRKGIIPLSPENGHWTMWLKNGDEYAALVGSPLKLSLDSKPQKVGVFVDYDAGLVSFYNVDTADLLYSFAGCSFTERIYPFFSPGLYDDGINSVPLTLSSIGH from the coding sequence ATGTCTGCTGCCAACTGCTTCCTGTCTGAAGACCAGCTTCTGTGCGGCATCTGTCTGGATGTGTTCACCGATCCAGTCACGCTACCATGTGGGCACAACTTCTGCCAGAAGTGCATCACGCAGCACTGGGACAGCAACAGCAAGTGTGAGTGCCCGACATGTAAATACCCTTTCTACAAAAAGCTTGATCTGCGAGTCAATAATTTCATATCTGAGATGGCAGCGCAGTTCAGCAGATCTAGAAGCGACAGCTCAGATCAGCAACTCGCAAAACCAGGAGAAGTTCCCTGTGACATCTGCACTGACACCAAATGCAAAGCGGTGAAGTCCTGCCTGGTGTGCCTGGCCTCGTATTGCGACAACCATCTGCAGTCCCATCTGACGGTGCCCTGCCTGAAAAGACATCAGCTGACGGATCCTGTGGAGAATCTGGAAGGTAGGATGTGTAAAATACACGAAAAACCTCTGGAGCTCTTCTGCAAAACAGACCAGATCTGTGTGTGCATGCTGTGCCCGGTTCTAGACCACAAATCACATGAAGTCATTCCTCTGAAAGAACAGTTTGAGAGAAGGAAGGCCGACCTCGGGAAGACGGAGGCTCAAATTCACCGGAAGATCCAAAAGAGACGGCTGAAGATCCAAGAGTTCAAGAACGTGGCGAATGTCAACAAGGAATCCGGAGACAGAGAAAAGGCGGACGGTGTTCAGGTCTTCAATGCATTGATTCGGTCTTTGGAAATATCTAAAGCCAAGCTCATCGAGGAGATCGAAGCCAAGCAGAAAGAGACGGAGAAGAAAGCCAAAGCATTCATCGGAGAACTGGAGCAGGAGATCTCCGAGTTGATCAGGAAGCGAGCTGATGTGGATCAGCTCTCACGCTCCAAAGACTACATCCACGTCCTGCAAAGCTTTGCCTCGTTGGAAGCTTCGGCGCTCTCAAAGGACTGGACGGAAGTCAGCATCGATCCACCGTCTTATGAAGGGACTCTGAGGAATGCTTTGGATCAACTGGACGAGACTTTGGGCAAAGAGATGGACAAGGCGCTCCGAATAGCCGAGCTAAATCGGGTCCAGAAGTGTGCGGTGGACATGGTTTTGGATCCCGATTCGGCCCATCATGCTCTCGTGATTTCTGCCGATGGAAAACAAGTGCATCATGCCGTCGCGAACAAGAAACTCGCAAACACTCCTAAGAGATTCGACCCGAGTTGTTGCGTCTTAGGGAAAGAGGGTTTCTCCTCCGGGAAGTTTTACTTTGAGATTGTGGTCAGAGAGAAGACCAGATGGACTGTAGGAGTGGCCAAGGAGTCCATCAAGAGGAAGGGAATCATCCCGCTGAGCCCAGAGAACGGCCATTGGACCATGTGGTTGAAGAATGGAGATGAATACGCCGCTCTTGTTGGCTCGCCTCTCAAACTCTCGCTTGATTCAAAGCCTCAGAAGGTGGGAGTGTTTGTGGATTACGACGCGGGTCTAGTCTCGTTTTATAATGTGGATACTGCGGATCTACTCTACTCCTTTGCCGGCTGCTCTTTTACTGAGAGAATCTACCCGTTCTTCAGTCCTGGGCTCTATGATGACGGCATCAACTCAGTCCCTCTGACCCTTTCCAGCATCGGTCACTAA